Proteins from one Mercurialis annua linkage group LG7, ddMerAnnu1.2, whole genome shotgun sequence genomic window:
- the LOC126657656 gene encoding uncharacterized protein LOC126657656, with translation MGVTNFILTVAGVSAVVLLLRSDVKQSAVILRRNVKHIRNWLEEESTAAAKASEKATPKELESKVPQKDIPKEDKH, from the exons atGGGAGTGACGAACTTTATACTGACGGTGGCCGGAGTGAGCGCGGTGGTTCTTTTGTTAAGGAGCGATGTGAAGCAATCGGCTGTCATTTTGAGACGAAACGTTAAGCATATCCGTAACTGGCTCGAAGAAGAATCCACTGCTGCCGCTAA GGCTTCAGAGAAGGCAACACCTAAGGAACTTGAATCAAAGGTTCCTCAAAAAGACATCCCCAAGGAGGACAAGCACTAA